In the genome of Microbacterium saperdae, one region contains:
- a CDS encoding ABC transporter permease: protein MPKLKFGLAIPAWAWLLVFFVAPIFMVVVFSFGYKPSIFATHALDHLSFDRYLEALSPTFFSTFLNTLWIGILGTVLCLVIGAPVAYWIAVKAPPSKRGLLLALVMVPFWTNFLVRTIGWQVILAPEGWLSQLLQGIGVIPGPLDLLYSRGAVLLGVVYNYLPLMILPLFVAFDRVSGPLREASKDLGAGSVSTFLRVTVPLARPGIIAGVLLVYIPLMGDYITATVLGGAKGNMIGQVVASQFQTAQNWALGSAMAVLLIIVIMLSIAIAAGLLWLVTLPLRQRNRLVLGEGS from the coding sequence GTGCCTAAGCTCAAGTTCGGTCTCGCCATCCCCGCGTGGGCCTGGCTTCTCGTCTTCTTCGTCGCCCCGATCTTCATGGTCGTGGTGTTCAGCTTCGGCTACAAGCCCAGCATCTTCGCCACGCACGCCCTCGATCATCTGTCGTTCGACCGGTACCTCGAGGCGCTGTCGCCGACGTTCTTCAGCACGTTCCTGAACACGCTGTGGATCGGCATCCTCGGCACCGTGCTGTGCCTGGTGATCGGCGCGCCGGTGGCCTACTGGATCGCGGTGAAGGCGCCGCCGTCGAAGCGCGGGCTGCTGCTCGCGCTGGTGATGGTGCCGTTCTGGACGAACTTCCTGGTGCGCACGATCGGCTGGCAGGTGATCCTGGCCCCGGAGGGATGGCTGTCGCAGCTGCTGCAGGGCATCGGGGTGATCCCCGGTCCGCTCGATCTGCTCTATTCGCGCGGCGCCGTGCTGCTGGGCGTGGTCTACAACTACCTGCCGCTCATGATCCTGCCGCTGTTCGTCGCGTTCGATCGGGTGTCCGGTCCGCTGCGCGAGGCCAGCAAGGACCTCGGCGCGGGCAGCGTGTCGACCTTCCTGCGCGTCACCGTGCCGCTGGCGCGCCCCGGCATCATCGCGGGCGTGCTGCTGGTGTACATCCCGCTCATGGGCGACTACATCACCGCCACCGTGCTGGGTGGCGCGAAGGGCAACATGATCGGTCAGGTCGTGGCGAGTCAGTTCCAGACCGCGCAGAACTGGGCGCTGGGCTCCGCGATGGCCGTGCTGCTGATCATCGTCATCATGCTGTCGATCGCCATCGCCGCCGGGCTGCTCTGGCTCGTGACGCTGCCGCTGCGACAAAGGAACCGTCTCGTCCTCGGGGAGGGATCATGA
- a CDS encoding amidohydrolase, translated as MNVGYADLVFTGGERGGRVFLSDGARTTARTVAVTGGIISAVGHDISGLIGPDTAVVDLEGGLLVPGFQDAHVHPVWGGLDMLRCDLAALATREEYLARIAEYAAAHPDDEWILGGGWQMSAFPGGTPTAADLDTVLPDRPAFLPNRDGHGAWVNSRALALAGITRDTPDPADGRIERDADGAPSGTLHEGAMGLVNRLLPTEAPERLVEALLQGQRHLHSYGVTAWQDAIVGTEYGDAGDPLPAYLSAAGSGALTGRVVGSLWWDRSRGLEQIDDIVRRREESTVGRFRARSVKIMQDGVAENFTAAMLEPYCDGHGHPREDSGISFVEPELLKEAATRLDALGFTLHFHAIGDRAVRECLDAVEAALVANGPRGNRHHISHIQVVHPDDIPRFRALDVTANMQMLWATLEPQMVDLTLPFLGEQRSGWQYPFGDLLRSGAALAAGSDWSVSTPNPMAAIHVAVNRRSAPTEWEGDYEPFLPEQSIDLATALAAYTAGSARVNHLDDTGTIAVGMRADLALLDRDPFEHPAAEIGLTEVRGTWVDGVRVYDAGE; from the coding sequence ATGAACGTGGGATACGCGGATCTGGTCTTCACCGGCGGCGAACGGGGCGGACGGGTGTTCCTCTCGGACGGCGCGCGCACCACCGCCCGGACGGTCGCGGTCACGGGCGGCATCATCAGCGCGGTCGGTCATGATATCTCGGGGCTGATCGGTCCCGACACCGCGGTCGTCGACCTGGAGGGCGGACTGCTCGTGCCGGGGTTCCAGGACGCGCACGTGCATCCGGTCTGGGGCGGGCTCGACATGCTGCGCTGCGACCTCGCGGCACTCGCGACGCGCGAGGAGTATCTGGCGCGGATCGCGGAGTACGCCGCCGCGCATCCGGATGACGAGTGGATCCTCGGCGGCGGCTGGCAGATGTCGGCGTTCCCCGGCGGCACGCCCACCGCGGCCGACCTCGACACCGTGCTGCCCGACCGCCCGGCGTTCCTGCCCAACCGTGACGGACACGGCGCCTGGGTCAACTCCCGGGCGCTCGCGCTCGCCGGCATCACCCGCGACACCCCTGACCCCGCCGACGGCCGCATCGAACGCGACGCGGACGGCGCCCCGAGCGGCACCCTGCACGAGGGGGCGATGGGGCTGGTCAACCGGCTGCTGCCGACCGAAGCGCCCGAACGGTTGGTCGAAGCGCTCCTGCAGGGGCAACGGCACCTGCACTCCTACGGAGTGACCGCGTGGCAGGACGCGATCGTCGGCACCGAGTACGGCGATGCGGGAGATCCGCTGCCGGCCTACCTCAGCGCCGCCGGGTCCGGTGCGCTGACCGGCAGAGTCGTCGGCTCGCTGTGGTGGGACCGTTCGCGCGGGCTGGAGCAGATCGACGACATCGTGCGCCGTCGCGAGGAGAGCACGGTCGGGCGCTTCCGCGCGCGCAGCGTGAAGATCATGCAGGACGGCGTCGCCGAGAACTTCACGGCTGCGATGCTGGAACCGTACTGCGACGGCCACGGGCATCCCCGGGAGGACTCCGGCATCTCGTTCGTCGAACCCGAACTGCTCAAGGAGGCGGCGACCCGGCTCGACGCCCTCGGCTTCACGCTGCACTTCCATGCGATCGGCGACCGCGCCGTGCGCGAGTGCCTGGATGCGGTCGAGGCGGCGCTCGTCGCCAACGGCCCGCGCGGGAACCGGCACCACATCTCGCACATCCAGGTCGTGCACCCCGACGACATCCCGCGCTTCCGCGCACTCGACGTCACCGCGAACATGCAGATGCTGTGGGCGACGCTCGAGCCGCAGATGGTCGACCTGACCCTCCCGTTCCTCGGCGAGCAGCGCAGCGGGTGGCAGTATCCGTTCGGCGACCTGCTGCGCTCCGGCGCCGCGCTCGCCGCGGGCAGCGACTGGTCGGTGAGCACGCCGAACCCGATGGCCGCGATCCATGTGGCCGTCAACCGCCGCTCCGCGCCGACCGAGTGGGAGGGCGACTACGAGCCGTTCCTGCCCGAGCAGTCGATCGATCTCGCGACCGCGCTCGCCGCGTACACGGCCGGTTCCGCGCGCGTGAACCACCTCGACGACACCGGCACGATCGCGGTGGGGATGCGCGCCGACCTCGCCCTGCTCGACCGGGATCCGTTCGAGCATCCGGCCGCGGAGATCGGCCTCACCGAGGTGCGCGGCACCTGGGTCGACGGGGTGCGGGTGTACGACGCCGGGGAGTGA
- a CDS encoding CoA-acylating methylmalonate-semialdehyde dehydrogenase: MDIVRHVINGVETAEAARTGQVFDPATGQVSKQVAFASTAEVDSAIAAAAAAAPAWRETSLIKRADVFFRLRQLLKDRTPELAAIVTSEHGKVLSDAAGEVSRGIENVEFAAGLVHLLKGERSEQVSRGVDVHSVKQPVGVVAAITPFNFPVMVPLWMVASAIACGNTVVLKPSEKDPSAAVWIAKLFSEAGLPDGVLNVVHGDKEAVDALLESPQVSAVSFVGSTPIARSIYQRASAAGKRVQALGGAKNHMVVMPDADIDGAADAAVSAAYGSAGERCMAVSVLVAVGDIADDLVSAIASRIDGLKIGPGTDADSEMGPLITREHRDRVASYVTGAEAEGAKVVVDGTQKQFDSEGFFLGVSLIDQVAPGMKVYEDEIFGPVLTVVRVETYAEAVALVNANAYGNGTAIFTRDGGTARQYEFDIEVGMVGVNVPIPVPIGAYSFGGWKDSLFGDSHIYGPESVHFYTRSKVVTTRWPDHTPSQIDLGFPSNH, encoded by the coding sequence GTGGACATCGTCCGTCACGTCATCAACGGAGTGGAGACCGCCGAGGCGGCCCGCACCGGCCAGGTCTTCGATCCCGCCACCGGCCAGGTGTCGAAGCAGGTCGCCTTCGCCTCGACCGCCGAGGTCGACTCTGCGATCGCCGCCGCCGCCGCCGCGGCGCCCGCGTGGCGCGAGACCAGCCTCATCAAGCGCGCCGACGTCTTCTTCCGCCTGCGCCAGCTGCTCAAGGACCGCACGCCCGAGCTCGCCGCGATCGTCACCTCCGAGCACGGCAAGGTGCTCTCGGATGCCGCCGGCGAAGTGTCGCGCGGTATCGAGAACGTCGAGTTCGCCGCCGGACTCGTGCACCTCCTCAAGGGCGAGCGCAGCGAGCAGGTCTCGCGCGGCGTCGACGTGCACTCGGTCAAGCAGCCGGTCGGCGTGGTCGCCGCGATCACCCCGTTCAACTTCCCCGTGATGGTGCCGCTGTGGATGGTGGCCTCCGCGATCGCCTGCGGTAACACGGTCGTGCTCAAGCCCAGCGAGAAGGACCCGTCCGCCGCGGTCTGGATCGCGAAGCTCTTCTCCGAGGCGGGCCTGCCCGACGGCGTGCTGAACGTCGTGCACGGCGACAAGGAGGCCGTCGACGCGCTCCTCGAGTCGCCGCAGGTCTCGGCGGTGAGCTTCGTCGGCTCCACCCCGATCGCCCGCTCGATCTACCAGCGCGCCTCGGCCGCGGGCAAGCGCGTGCAGGCCCTCGGCGGCGCCAAGAACCACATGGTCGTGATGCCGGATGCCGACATCGACGGTGCCGCCGACGCCGCGGTCTCCGCCGCCTACGGCTCCGCCGGCGAGCGCTGCATGGCCGTCTCGGTGCTGGTCGCCGTGGGCGACATCGCCGACGACCTGGTCTCGGCGATCGCCTCCCGCATCGACGGACTGAAGATCGGCCCGGGCACGGATGCCGACAGCGAGATGGGTCCGCTCATCACCCGCGAGCACCGCGACCGCGTCGCCTCCTACGTCACCGGCGCCGAGGCCGAGGGCGCGAAGGTCGTCGTCGACGGCACGCAGAAGCAGTTCGACTCCGAGGGCTTCTTCCTCGGGGTCAGCCTGATCGACCAGGTCGCCCCGGGCATGAAGGTCTACGAGGACGAGATCTTCGGCCCGGTGCTCACGGTGGTCCGCGTCGAGACCTACGCCGAGGCTGTCGCCCTCGTGAACGCCAACGCCTACGGCAACGGCACCGCGATCTTCACGCGCGACGGCGGCACGGCCCGGCAGTACGAGTTCGACATCGAGGTCGGCATGGTCGGCGTGAACGTGCCGATCCCGGTGCCGATCGGCGCCTACTCGTTCGGCGGCTGGAAGGACTCGCTGTTCGGCGACTCGCACATCTACGGCCCCGAGTCGGTGCACTTCTACACCCGGTCCAAGGTCGTCACCACCCGCTGGCCCGATCACACGCCGTCGCAGATCGACCTCGGCTTCCCGAGCAACCACTGA
- a CDS encoding aspartate aminotransferase family protein: MTNFTDRHGVSHPLPAPEAEAQVRADDRGHVFHSWSAQALIDPLPVAAGEGSTFWDYQGNAYLDFSSQLVNLNLGHQHPDLVAAIQQQAGRLATIQPSIANDVRGELARLIAEVAPDGLEKVFFTNGGAEANEYAVRMARQFTGRRKVLSMYRSYHGSTSTAISLTGDPRRWANDGVDNGTVRFFGPYLYRSPFHAETPEQESERALAHLEQTIQLEGPQTIAAIIIETVVGTNGVLVPPPGYLQGVRDLCDRYGIVYIADEVMVGFGRLGEWFGVDAFGGQPDLITFAKGVNSGYVPLGGVVISERIAAAFDTMPFAGGLTYSGHPLACAAGVATFEVFRRDGILERVRDLGERIVEPTLRAWAESHPSVGEVRGRGLFWAIELVRDRETREPLVPFNASGADAAPMGAFAAAAKKAGVWPFTHFNRVHVAPPLVISEDDLVRGLTAIDGALAVADEAAAG, from the coding sequence ATGACGAACTTCACCGACCGCCACGGCGTCTCGCACCCGCTCCCCGCCCCCGAGGCGGAGGCGCAGGTGCGCGCCGACGACCGCGGCCACGTCTTCCACTCCTGGAGTGCGCAGGCACTGATCGACCCGCTGCCCGTCGCGGCGGGCGAGGGCTCGACGTTCTGGGACTACCAGGGCAACGCCTACCTCGACTTCTCCAGCCAGCTGGTGAACCTGAACCTGGGGCACCAGCATCCCGACCTGGTCGCCGCGATCCAGCAGCAGGCCGGGCGTCTCGCCACGATCCAGCCGTCGATCGCGAATGACGTGCGCGGCGAGCTCGCCCGCCTGATCGCCGAGGTCGCCCCGGATGGTCTCGAGAAGGTCTTCTTCACCAACGGCGGCGCCGAGGCCAACGAGTACGCGGTGCGCATGGCGCGCCAGTTCACGGGTCGCCGCAAGGTGCTGTCGATGTACCGCAGTTACCACGGCTCCACCTCGACCGCGATCTCGCTGACCGGTGACCCGCGCCGCTGGGCGAACGACGGCGTCGACAACGGCACCGTCCGCTTCTTCGGTCCCTACCTGTACCGCTCGCCGTTCCACGCCGAGACGCCGGAGCAGGAGTCTGAGCGCGCGCTCGCGCACCTCGAGCAGACCATCCAGCTCGAAGGCCCGCAGACCATCGCGGCGATCATCATCGAGACAGTCGTCGGCACCAACGGTGTGCTCGTGCCCCCGCCCGGCTACCTGCAGGGCGTGCGCGACCTGTGCGACCGCTACGGCATCGTGTACATCGCCGACGAGGTCATGGTCGGCTTTGGCCGCCTCGGCGAGTGGTTCGGCGTCGACGCGTTCGGCGGACAGCCCGACCTGATCACCTTCGCGAAGGGCGTCAACTCCGGATACGTCCCGCTCGGCGGGGTCGTGATCTCAGAGCGGATCGCCGCGGCGTTCGACACCATGCCGTTCGCCGGCGGGCTGACCTACTCGGGCCACCCCCTCGCGTGCGCCGCGGGTGTGGCGACGTTCGAGGTGTTCCGTCGCGACGGCATCCTGGAGCGCGTGCGCGATCTCGGTGAGCGCATCGTCGAGCCGACCCTGCGCGCGTGGGCCGAGTCCCACCCGAGCGTGGGCGAGGTGCGCGGGCGTGGCCTGTTCTGGGCGATCGAGCTCGTGCGCGACCGCGAGACCCGCGAGCCGCTCGTGCCGTTCAACGCCTCCGGAGCGGATGCCGCGCCGATGGGTGCGTTCGCGGCAGCGGCGAAGAAGGCGGGCGTCTGGCCGTTCACGCACTTCAACCGCGTGCACGTCGCTCCCCCGCTGGTCATCAGCGAAGACGACCTGGTGCGCGGCCTGACCGCGATCGACGGCGCACTGGCCGTGGCCGACGAGGCCGCCGCCGGCTGA
- a CDS encoding ABC transporter permease produces the protein MTAIADAPQTSDASQKNAAPRARRGAGRFLLPMWAALVFVFLFLPILVIIAYSFNVGRLLVSWDHFGFESFLAIVEKPAIRDAVLVSVRTGLLAALLATALGTLAGIAMARNPGKWVWWFLGLLLLVSVTPEIVDAVALLPWLVFLGQDVGIGLFNDGTMRLVVGQSLFSIAIVSYIVRARLVGLDARLEEASADLYAPPVRTFLKVTLPLAMPAVLAGFLLSFTLSLDNTVVSAFVQVSGTTPWPVYVLSALRSGLRPEIAAVSTIMLVLTLLALALVAVVLKRAGDSATEIARTMAGG, from the coding sequence ATGACCGCCATCGCGGATGCTCCGCAGACGTCCGATGCGTCGCAGAAGAACGCGGCTCCGCGCGCTCGGCGCGGTGCCGGACGGTTCCTGCTGCCGATGTGGGCCGCGCTCGTCTTCGTGTTCCTGTTCCTGCCGATCCTCGTGATCATCGCCTACTCCTTCAACGTCGGGCGCCTGCTCGTGTCGTGGGACCACTTCGGCTTCGAGTCGTTCCTCGCGATCGTCGAGAAGCCCGCGATCCGCGATGCCGTGCTGGTCTCGGTGCGCACGGGGCTGCTCGCGGCTCTGCTCGCCACGGCCCTGGGCACGCTGGCCGGCATCGCGATGGCCCGCAACCCCGGTAAGTGGGTGTGGTGGTTCCTCGGCCTGCTGCTGCTGGTCTCGGTCACGCCCGAGATCGTGGATGCCGTCGCGCTGCTGCCGTGGCTCGTCTTCCTCGGGCAGGACGTCGGGATCGGACTGTTCAACGACGGCACCATGAGGCTCGTGGTCGGGCAGTCACTGTTCTCGATCGCGATCGTGTCGTACATCGTGCGAGCCCGCCTGGTCGGACTCGATGCGCGGCTCGAGGAGGCTTCGGCCGACCTCTACGCCCCGCCGGTGCGCACCTTCCTCAAGGTGACGCTGCCGCTCGCGATGCCCGCCGTGCTCGCCGGGTTTCTGCTGTCGTTCACGTTGAGCCTCGACAATACGGTCGTCTCGGCGTTCGTGCAGGTCTCGGGTACCACGCCGTGGCCGGTCTACGTGCTGAGCGCGCTGCGCAGCGGACTGCGGCCGGAGATCGCGGCGGTCTCGACGATCATGCTGGTGCTCACGTTGCTGGCCCTCGCGCTGGTCGCGGTGGTTCTGAAGAGAGCGGGGGACTCGGCGACCGAGATCGCCCGCACGATGGCAGGAGGATGA